A window of the Nitrosococcus wardiae genome harbors these coding sequences:
- a CDS encoding MotA/TolQ/ExbB proton channel family protein, with amino-acid sequence MNFSEIWEAGSHFYQAGGYVMPPLMVATLLLWFAIGYRFWILRRGTVLSVRECLCRLQEEPHHQPQGMIEHMIVQGLAIARTRPPYLRRHLDEVFAAQEQELKKFATLIRSIVVIAPLLGLLGTVVGMIETFESLADMALFTQSGGIAGGISQALFTTQMGLVVAIPGLLIKGLLDRKQKQLEMEFAQIKDLLCSDTFSSATQAASNF; translated from the coding sequence ATGAATTTTTCCGAGATTTGGGAAGCAGGGAGTCATTTCTATCAAGCGGGCGGCTATGTGATGCCTCCCTTGATGGTGGCGACCTTACTGTTGTGGTTTGCTATCGGTTATCGCTTTTGGATCTTGCGCCGAGGGACCGTCTTGAGTGTGAGGGAATGCCTCTGTCGACTCCAGGAAGAGCCCCACCATCAGCCTCAGGGAATGATTGAGCACATGATTGTCCAGGGGTTGGCCATTGCTAGAACCCGTCCGCCTTATTTGCGGCGTCATCTAGACGAAGTATTTGCTGCTCAGGAGCAAGAGCTGAAGAAGTTTGCCACGCTCATCCGAAGTATCGTGGTGATTGCGCCTCTGCTCGGGCTTTTGGGAACGGTGGTGGGCATGATTGAAACTTTTGAATCCTTGGCGGATATGGCCCTGTTCACCCAGTCAGGAGGGATTGCAGGAGGAATTTCTCAAGCCCTGTTTACAACCCAGATGGGATTGGTGGTCGCTATTCCAGGATTACTTATCAAAGGACTGCTGGATAGGAAGCAGAAGCAGTTAGAAATGGAATTTGCCCAGATTAAAGACCTACTTTGCAGTGACACATTTTCATCAGCCACTCAGGCAGCATCTAATTTCTAG
- a CDS encoding ExbD/TolR family protein, with amino-acid sequence MRYRERKEDSSTIDISPLIDIVFILLIFFMVSTTFIKDMQLELNRPNASSASLASTKAIRLYIDQSGETYLDGEPIRLWLIQSKLRDMLKTTTSKTVLVVTDDGVPAGKLVEVVDQARLAGAQDVGVATEREAG; translated from the coding sequence ATGCGATACCGGGAACGCAAAGAAGATTCCAGCACCATCGATATCTCGCCGCTTATCGATATCGTGTTTATTTTGCTGATTTTTTTTATGGTCAGCACGACCTTCATCAAAGACATGCAGCTGGAGCTGAATCGACCCAATGCCTCCAGTGCTTCATTGGCTTCCACCAAGGCGATTCGCCTTTACATCGATCAAAGTGGCGAAACCTATCTCGATGGCGAGCCCATCCGCTTGTGGCTAATCCAAAGCAAGCTCAGGGATATGCTTAAAACCACGACCTCAAAAACCGTGCTCGTGGTGACGGACGACGGGGTGCCTGCCGGTAAGTTGGTGGAGGTTGTGGATCAAGCCCGCCTGGCTGGCGCCCAGGATGTAGGGGTGGCCACCGAGCGAGAAGCGGGTTGA
- a CDS encoding energy transducer TonB → MNSGAGKYLAAVISMMVGGTLVFGLVILMNRLAPQVEKPPTPEARNLAVVKQPKPKPKKEIKRQKPKPKPRRVTPPAPLAGLDSALSGIDLGLPGLATDDLSDLNDQLLGNTQVGVMTEDSVDVPPRPLSRGSFKYPRNAKKRGITGYVVLSLLIDEDGEVVQVKVLEASPSGIFDASAVTGIKQWQFEPAKYQGKKVKTWAKQKIKFDLG, encoded by the coding sequence ATGAACAGTGGGGCAGGGAAATACCTGGCGGCGGTGATTTCCATGATGGTAGGGGGCACCTTGGTCTTTGGGTTAGTGATTTTGATGAATCGTCTTGCCCCCCAAGTGGAAAAGCCGCCAACTCCGGAAGCGAGAAATTTAGCGGTAGTTAAGCAACCTAAACCCAAACCTAAGAAAGAGATCAAGCGGCAAAAGCCTAAACCTAAACCGAGGCGCGTCACCCCGCCTGCTCCTTTGGCAGGACTCGATTCCGCCCTATCTGGTATTGACCTGGGACTGCCTGGTTTAGCGACTGATGATTTGAGCGATCTCAACGATCAACTCCTGGGCAATACCCAAGTGGGGGTGATGACGGAGGATTCAGTGGATGTTCCGCCCCGCCCTCTATCTCGCGGATCGTTTAAATATCCTCGCAATGCTAAAAAGCGAGGCATCACCGGGTATGTGGTCCTTTCCCTGTTGATTGACGAAGATGGAGAAGTGGTCCAAGTGAAAGTCTTGGAGGCCTCTCCGAGCGGGATTTTTGATGCTTCGGCGGTGACCGGGATTAAGCAATGGCAATTTGAACCAGCGAAATATCAGGGCAAGAAGGTAAAAACCTGGGCCAAACAGAAAATTAAATTTGATTTGGGCTAA